The nucleotide sequence CCGGGAGTACTCGAAGACCGAGGCCGGGCGCCGGTACACCGTCGAGTGGAACGTCGCCAGCGGTAGCGAGGAGCGAGGCCTCAGCTACGGCGACGGGGTCGACCGCGAGGACGACTGGTACGAGAGCCCCGTCCAGTCCCACCCGCTCTCGGTGTTTCCCCCCGAGGTGCGGGCGTCGATACTCGACGACCTGAACGCGGGGAGTCACATCCCGATCCGGATCGAGACCGACCTCGATCCCTTCTGCCGGGAGGCCTACGACCACCTGGAGGAGCGCTACCGGCGGGCGGGCGGCACCAACCTGTTCTCCTCGATCACCGACCCGCGACACCTCCGGGTCAAAAACTACGTCGTCGACGTGGGGCGGGGCATCGGCGTCCTCCACTCCGAGGACGACGGCTCGCCCAAGGAGCGACTGGTCGGTTCGTGGATGCCCGGGATGCTCCGCGAACTCGACTCCCGGGGGCGGAAGAACCCGCAGGCGTTCTCCTACGACGGCGTCCTCTCGCAGGGCAACGGCCTGCTGACGGTCGTCGAGGACGCCTCCCAGCACGCCGACCTGCTGCGGAAGCTCCTGAACGTCCCCGACGAGGGACGGGTGAAACTCGACAAGGGCATCGGGATGGACATCGACACACAGCTGCTCATCATCTCGAACCCCGACCTCGACGTCGAACTCGATCAGTACGCCGACCGGAACGGCCGTGACCCGCTCAAGGCGCTGAAGCGGCGCCTCGACAAACACGAGTTCGGCTACCTCACCAACCTCTCGCTGGAGGCCGAGTTGATCCGCCGAGAGCTGACGGCGGAGACGGCCGTCTGGGAGGCGGAGGGGTACGCCGACCTCGAATCGCGGGTCCGCGAGGGCCTGACGCTGTCGACCCGCGACGACGACGGCGTCGTCGAGCGCGAACTCGCCCCGCACGCCGTCGAGGCGGCCGCGCTGTACAGCGTCGTCACCCGGTTGGACGGCGAGGACATCCCCGGGAACCGGACGCTCGTCGAGAAGGCCCTGCTCTTCGATCAGGGCTACCTCCGGGAGGACGACGAGCGGATCGAGGCCGACGAGTACGACTTCGACGGCGACGACGGGAGCCACGGGGTTCCCGTCACCTACACCCGCGACGTGATCGCGGACCTGCTCCAGACCGACGCCGACCGACACCATCCGGACCTGCCGGTCGAGCGGGTCGTCATGCCCGACGACATCCTGGACGCGATGGCCGAGGGACTGAACGACGCGCCGGTCTTCTCGCGGGCCGAGGCCGCCGAGTACGAGAACCGTCTCGCGGTCGTCAAAAGCTACGTCTTCGACCGACAGGAGGCGGACGTCCTCGACGCGCTGCTCGCCGACAAGGCCGTCGACGAGGAGACGGTCGCGGAGTACGTCGAACACGTCTTCGCCTGGGCGAACGACGAGCAGGTCGAGGCCGAACGCGGCCCCGTCGATCCCGACCCCCTGTTGATGAAGGTGTTCGAGACCGAGCATCTGGGGCGGTTCGGCGCGAGCGCGTACGACGGCGACCGACCGGCCGACCGGGTCGAGGAGTTCCGTCGCGAGAAGGTCATCACGGCGATCAACCGCTACGCCTGGGAGAACCGGGACGAGGACTTCGCCATCGAGAACGTCGACGTGGCCGACATCCCGGTCATCCGGGCGGTGCTCGACGCCCACGACTGGAGCGACGTGAAGCGGCTGTTCGACGACTTCGATCCCGCGCAGTGGACGGACCCGCCGTCGGGCACCGAGACCGAGCGGCTCAAGGAGCGCACCCTGACTCACCTGCAGGATCACGGCTACTCGGCCGCCTCGGCGGAGCTGACGGGGCGGAAGGTGATGCGGGAGGTGGGCTACCGATGGGACTGAGGGAGGACCTCGAACGGTTCCGCGAGGTCGGCGAACGGCGCCGGGAGGACCTAGAGGAGTTCATCCGCTACGGCGACCTGGGGGGGAGCGGCCCGGAGAGCATCCGGGTGCCGATCAAGGTGGTCGACCTGCCGGAGTTCGCCTACGATCCCCGGGACCGCGGCGGTGTCGGGCAGGGGCAGGACGGCACGCCCGACGTCGGCCAGCCGGTCGAGGGACCGACGCCGGACGACGCTGACGGCGAGGGCGACGAGGACGGCGACCCCGGCGAGGAGGGCGCCGACCACGAGTACTACGAGATGGACCCCGAGGAGTTCGCCCAAGAACTCGACGAGGAGCTCGGCCTCGACCTGGAGCCGAAGGGCAAGGAAGTGATCGAGGAAGTCGAGGGCGACTTCACCGAACTCACCCGCGCGGGGCCGAACAGCACGCTCGACTTCGAGCGCCTGTTCAAGCGGGGGTTGAAGCGAAAGCTGGCGATGGACTTCGACGAGGAGTTCGTCCGCGAGGCCATGCGCGTCGACGGGGCCACCCCCGACGAGGTGTTCCGGTGGTGTCGCGAGGAGAACGTCCTCGTCTCGCGGGCCTGGATCGGGGACCGGTGGGACTCGATCCCCGACGACGAGCGCGGGCGATGGGAGAGTTTCGAGGAGATGGCCGAGAACGTCGAGCGGACCACGACCCTCGAACGCATCCGTCGTGAGGGGCTCCGGGAGGTGCCCTTCCGCCGCGAGGACGAGCGCTACCGCCACCCCGAGGTGATCGAGCAGACGGAGAAGAACGTGGTCGTGGTGAACATCCGCGACGTGTCGGGGAGCATGCGCGAGGGGAAACGCGAACTCGTCGAGCGGACGTTCACGCCGCTGGACTGGTATCTCACCGGCAAGTACGACCGCGCGGAGTTCGTCTACATCGCCCACGACGCGGAGGCGTGGGAAGTGGACCGAGGGGACTTCTTCGGCATCCGGTCGGGCGGGGGAACCCGCATCTCCTCGGCGTACGAACTCGCCGCGGAGATCTTAGAGGAGCGGTACCCCTGGGCGGAGTGGAACCGCTACGTCTTCGCCGCCGGCGACTCGGAGAACTCCAGCAACGACACCCGGGAGAACGTCGTCCCCCTGATGGAGGGGATTCCGGCGAACCTGCACGCGTACGTCGAGACCCAGCCGGGCGGGACGGCGATCAACGCTACCCACGCCGAGGAGGTCGAACGCGCGTTCGAGGACCACGACGGCGTCGTCGTCACGTACGTCGCCGACGCGGCGGACGTGACCGACGCCATCTACGAGATCCTGAGCTCGGAGGACCAATGAGAGACGACCGCATCGACGCACGACGGGAGGCGAGCCGACTCGCGGAACCGGTCGAGGAAGCCGCGGCGCTGGCGCGGAAACTCGGCCTCGATCCGTATCCGGTCAACTACTGGATCGTCGACCACGACGAGATGAACGAACTCATCGCCTACGGCGGGTTCCAGCGACGTTACCCCCACTGGCGGTGGGGGATGGCCTACGACCGCCAGCGCAAGCAAGACCAGTTCGGCATGGGGAAGGCCTTCGAGATCGTCAACAACGACAATCCCGCTCACGCCTTCCTGCAGGAGTCGAACTCGCTGGCCGACCAGAAGGCGGTCATCACGCACGTCGAGGCTCACGCCGACTTCTTCGCGAACAACGAGTGGTTCGGGCTGTTCGGCGACGGCCAGGACCGGGACGACGAGCACGCCGATCCCGACGCCGCGGCCATGCTCGAACGCCACGCCGAGACCATCGCCGGCTACGTCGAGGACCCCGCGATCGACCGCGACGAGGTCGAGCGGTTCATCGACGCGGTCCTCTGTCTGGAGGACACCATCGACCAACACCGCGCGTTCGCGCGCGCCGACGAGCGCCGCGAGAGCGACGCCCCGCCCGATCTCAGGGAGCGCCTCGACGACCTCGACGTCTCCGAGGACGTGCGCCGCCACGCCTTCGACGAGGAGTGGCTGGACGACCTGGCCGAGTCCGAACGGACGGACGCCCGACTCGAAGACCCCCACACGGACGTGCTCGCCTACCTCCTCGAACACGGCCAGCGGTTCGACGAGGAGTCGGGCAAGGCCGAGCCGTTCGAACCCTGGCAGACGGACGTCCTCGACATCCTCCGGACGGAGGCGTACTACTTCGCCGGCCAGAAGATGACGAAGGTGCTCAACGAGGGGTGGGCCAGCTTCTGGGAGTCGCTGATGATGAGCGACGAGGGCTTCGCCGCCGACGACGAGTTCGTCACCTACGCCGACCACATGGCCCGCGTCCTCGGGGCGCCCGGACTCAACCCCTACAAACTCGGGAAGGAACTCTGGGAGTTCGTCGAGAACGTGACCAACCGCCGCGAGGTGGTCGATCACCTCCTCCGCGTCGAGGGGATCACCTGGCGGAACTTCCACGACGTGATCGACTTCGAAGCGGTCGAATCGCTGCTGGCGCCGGACCCGGCCGTCGCCTCGATCACGGCCGACTCGCTCGCCGACCTCGATCCCGACGATCCGCGGATCGACGCCGAGGCCCTGGAACGGGCACGAGCGGGCGAAGTCGACGTGGAGCGATACCCCTGGAAGGTGCTCACGACCGCGGGGCTGGCCGAGCGTCACTTCTCGCTGTCGAAACCGCAGAACAGGGGGTTCCTCGGCCGGATTCGGCGGTCGGAACTCGAACGGCTGGCGCGGTACATGTTCGACGACGCGAAGTACGACGACGTCGAGGCGGCCCTCGACGACGTCGATTACGAGGCCGGCTGGCGGCGGATGCGCGAACTCCGGGAGAGCCACAACGACGTGACCTTCATCGACGCGTTCCTCTCCGAGGAGTTCGTGGCCGAGAACGACTACTTCACCTACGAGTACTCGCGGGCGACCGACGACTTCCGCGTCGCCTCGGACGATCCCGAGGACGTGAAAAAGAAACTCCTCCTGCAGTTCACCAACTTCGGGAAACCGACCGTCGCCGTCTACGACGGCAACTTCGACAACCGCAACGAACTGCTCCTCGGCCACCGGTACAACGGCATCGACCTCGACGTCGAACAGGCAAAGCGCGTGCTCGAACGCACCTACGAACTGTGGGGACGGCCGGTGAACCTGATGACCATCGTCAAGCGGTACGACGAGCACGAACTCGAGATCGCCCGGCGGCGCAACCGCGAACCGACGCCGACGGAGGTGGGCAAGCGCATCCGATACGACGGGGAGCGGTTCGAGACCCACGACCTCGACCCGGACCTCGAGGAGCGCATCGCCGCCAACGACATCGACTACGACACGAAACCCGACGACTGGCTGAACTAGTCGGCGTCCGCCACCGCGTCCCCGTCGATCCGGTCACGGCGCGCGAGATACGCGTTGGCGCCGGCGACGACGGCAAAGAGGGCCACGATCAGACCCGCGGCGGTCAGCCCCGACACGACGCCGAGCCACGCCGCCGCGACGAGGCAGGCGGCGAGCGCCGAGAGGCCGAGATAGCACGCCCACCACGGGACGTCCCGCTCGTCCGGGGTCGCCAGATATGGCTCCAGGTCGGCGGCCCGGTCGGCGAGAGTGATCGTCCCCCGGTTCCGATCGTACTCGACGATCCCGGCCTCGTCGAGTTTCGGCAGGTGGGTCTGGTGGAGCGACGTGTAGACGCGCTTGCGCTGTTTGTAGTCGACCTCGGACACCGGCACGTCGTTCTCCCACGCGGCGATCCGCTCGGCGAGGTCACGGAGCGACGCCGATCCCCGGTTCCGGTCGAGATAGCGGAGCACGTGCCGCCGTCGCTGGTTGCTCAGGATCGAGAAGACGGTGTCTCTCGACAGCCGATCGGGACGTCGGCGTTCGCGGCGTTGGGGCTTCTGTATGGACATGAGTGGTCCGACCCAGCGGCGGTCGCTCCGGCACAGGATTCCGACCGAACGCACCGTGGCGGTCGCGTACCGTATACTGTACCGGTTGATTGATAAATTCACTCCCCGTGGCGATCGGTCCGGTCCCCGAACGACGCGCTCGCCGACGCTCGTCGGCGTCCATTGCGGAACCGGGCGCACGTACGTTCGCTCGCAGTGAACTACCCCACCCTACCGCTCGCCTGACGGCTCGCGCTTGAGGGAGGGGCTTCCTGTTTCCACGACGCGCTTTGCAGATACGGACGTATCCACAGGGAGCGCAGTCTCCACAGGCGTTGATTCGGAGCGCCCCGCTCCTAACCGCTTCCTGCCGCGAGAAAGAATGTTCCACGCCGCGTTCGCATCTCTATCTGCCTCAAACCCGCAGGCAGGACAGGAGTGTTCGCGCACCCACAGCGGTTTCTCGGTCGAAACGCCGCAGGACGCGCACTCTTTCGTCGTTCCGCGTGGATTCACGGCGACGAAGTGCGTTCCCTCGCGTTCGCACTTGTATTCGAGCATCCGAAGGAACGTCCCCCACGCCGCTCCTGCGCGGTTTCGAGAGTTGCCCGGCAGTTCGACCAACCCCTTCGCGTCCAAGTCCTCAACCGCCACGAGGTCGTACTCTCGGGCGTAGTAGGTCGAGAGTTTGTGCAAGAAGTCGCGGCGCTTGTTCTTCAATTCGGCGTGGCGTTCAGCCACGACACGGCGCTGTTGCTCCCAATTCGAGGAACCGTGTTCCTTCCGCGAGAGGCCGCGCTGTGCGCGTTCCAACCGTTCGCGCTCGTCTGAGAGGTCAAGTGATTCAACGGCGGTTCCGTCTGTGTCGTGGGCGTACTTGAGAATCCCCACGTCGATACCGACGCACTTCTCGGGATTCTCCGGTTTCGCAGGCGGGTCGTCCGGGGTTTCGACGCCGAGGATAGCGTGCCACTTTCCGGTCGGTTCTTGCTTGACGGTGACGGTCTTAATCTCGGCGCCGTCGGGGAGGTCGCGGTGGAAGGTGAGCGGGATTTCTCCGAGTTTCGAGAGCCACAGTTTTGTCCGACCGCTCGTGTTCTTGAGCTTGAAGCCGGATTGACTGTAGGTGAAACTGCGGTACTCGCCCGGCGCTTTCCACTTGAGCGTCCCGACGCGGTAGCCGTTCTCTTTGCGACCGCGAAGCGTCGAGAGGTTGTCGTACAGCCGTTGCACGACTTTCTGAAGGACCTTTGAGTGAACTTGTTTCAGGTCGTTCCACCACTTCTTGAGACTTGGCAAGAGTTTTTGCTCGCTGTATGCCGAAGTATCGTCGGTTCGGTTGAGTCGGTGAAGGAAGTGGTTGTAGACCTGTCTACAGGTATCGACAGTCCACGATAACTGCTCTTCGAGAGCGTCGGACGGTCGGAGTCGATACCTGTAGTTGTAGTTCACGAGCGTTCTTCGATGAGTTCGTCAAGTTTCTCTTGGACGAACGAGGACAGACTCAGGTGGTTCTCCTGAATCCACTCCTCTTGGTCGTCGCGGATAGAGATGGTCTTGCGCGTTGCCACACCATAAGTTATGCAAAAAACGTACTAAATCGTTGCGATTGTGTGGGCCTGTGGGCCGAGCGACGAACGTGTTTGAGAGCCGTGCGGCGCTGTATCCCCTCCCTACTCGCTCCCTTCGGTCGCTCGTTGAGGAAGGGGCCTTAGCGCCTCAATTCAGGTAATGCTCGGTGGGGGATCCGAACCCGATTGCGAGACTCGCTATCGCACTCTCGCGTGGTTCAAATTCCGTTCCTGCGCGTGCGTCGTCACTCACTTCGTTCAGAATCATGCTCGGTCAGGGATTCGAACCCTGGTCGTCGGCTCGAAAGGCCAACATGATTGGCCGGACTACACCAACCGAGCTTCGTTGACGCTCGACGCCCGACCCGACCACGCGCCGGGTGGCATCTTGCCTGCGACTAATTCGACGGATGCACGATTGATAAATCCCTCCTTTTCCGTCGGCGAGACGAATTTGGTTCACCGAGCTACGCTAACGAGAGTCTGCACGCGCGAGAGGGTGGCGTAGTCGGTTCCGAAGACCCGCTGACCGATCCGCAGGAGGTCGTCCACCCGCGCCTCGAACGACGACTCCCGGTCGGCGACGACGTCGTACATCTCCCGGAGGGTCGCCTCGCGGAACTCGAGTTCCTCGCGGCGGCGGCGACGCTCCGTGACGTCGCGAAAGCAGACCGTGAGTCCCGTCGCCGAGGGGTACGCGCGGACCTCGAACCAGACGTCGAGCGGGGCGTAATACTCGTCGAAGGTGACGGACTCGCCCGTCCGCATCGCCTTCCGGTATCGCTCCTCGAAGGTCGTGCCGCGGGCGTCCGGAAACACCTCCCAGAGGGTCCGTCCAACGAGTTCTTCGGCCGCGTCCGCCTCGCCGACGGCGTCGTGGACGAGTTCGCGGGCCCGCTC is from Haloplanus salinarum and encodes:
- a CDS encoding RNA-guided endonuclease InsQ/TnpB family protein; this encodes MNYNYRYRLRPSDALEEQLSWTVDTCRQVYNHFLHRLNRTDDTSAYSEQKLLPSLKKWWNDLKQVHSKVLQKVVQRLYDNLSTLRGRKENGYRVGTLKWKAPGEYRSFTYSQSGFKLKNTSGRTKLWLSKLGEIPLTFHRDLPDGAEIKTVTVKQEPTGKWHAILGVETPDDPPAKPENPEKCVGIDVGILKYAHDTDGTAVESLDLSDERERLERAQRGLSRKEHGSSNWEQQRRVVAERHAELKNKRRDFLHKLSTYYAREYDLVAVEDLDAKGLVELPGNSRNRAGAAWGTFLRMLEYKCEREGTHFVAVNPRGTTKECASCGVSTEKPLWVREHSCPACGFEADRDANAAWNILSRGRKRLGAGRSESTPVETALPVDTSVSAKRVVETGSPSLKREPSGER
- a CDS encoding PrkA family serine protein kinase, translated to MTGEYIRAGDEALSGAYEEPMSLEAYVETAMERPSIASHAPKYLLEAIESMGSRTVIEEGKRRERYRFFDDPANDGEHAVLGNTEVLNGFVDDLRTIAADRGKREKIIWFDGPTATGKSELKRCLINGLREYSKTEAGRRYTVEWNVASGSEERGLSYGDGVDREDDWYESPVQSHPLSVFPPEVRASILDDLNAGSHIPIRIETDLDPFCREAYDHLEERYRRAGGTNLFSSITDPRHLRVKNYVVDVGRGIGVLHSEDDGSPKERLVGSWMPGMLRELDSRGRKNPQAFSYDGVLSQGNGLLTVVEDASQHADLLRKLLNVPDEGRVKLDKGIGMDIDTQLLIISNPDLDVELDQYADRNGRDPLKALKRRLDKHEFGYLTNLSLEAELIRRELTAETAVWEAEGYADLESRVREGLTLSTRDDDGVVERELAPHAVEAAALYSVVTRLDGEDIPGNRTLVEKALLFDQGYLREDDERIEADEYDFDGDDGSHGVPVTYTRDVIADLLQTDADRHHPDLPVERVVMPDDILDAMAEGLNDAPVFSRAEAAEYENRLAVVKSYVFDRQEADVLDALLADKAVDEETVAEYVEHVFAWANDEQVEAERGPVDPDPLLMKVFETEHLGRFGASAYDGDRPADRVEEFRREKVITAINRYAWENRDEDFAIENVDVADIPVIRAVLDAHDWSDVKRLFDDFDPAQWTDPPSGTETERLKERTLTHLQDHGYSAASAELTGRKVMREVGYRWD
- a CDS encoding SpoVR family protein — protein: MRDDRIDARREASRLAEPVEEAAALARKLGLDPYPVNYWIVDHDEMNELIAYGGFQRRYPHWRWGMAYDRQRKQDQFGMGKAFEIVNNDNPAHAFLQESNSLADQKAVITHVEAHADFFANNEWFGLFGDGQDRDDEHADPDAAAMLERHAETIAGYVEDPAIDRDEVERFIDAVLCLEDTIDQHRAFARADERRESDAPPDLRERLDDLDVSEDVRRHAFDEEWLDDLAESERTDARLEDPHTDVLAYLLEHGQRFDEESGKAEPFEPWQTDVLDILRTEAYYFAGQKMTKVLNEGWASFWESLMMSDEGFAADDEFVTYADHMARVLGAPGLNPYKLGKELWEFVENVTNRREVVDHLLRVEGITWRNFHDVIDFEAVESLLAPDPAVASITADSLADLDPDDPRIDAEALERARAGEVDVERYPWKVLTTAGLAERHFSLSKPQNRGFLGRIRRSELERLARYMFDDAKYDDVEAALDDVDYEAGWRRMRELRESHNDVTFIDAFLSEEFVAENDYFTYEYSRATDDFRVASDDPEDVKKKLLLQFTNFGKPTVAVYDGNFDNRNELLLGHRYNGIDLDVEQAKRVLERTYELWGRPVNLMTIVKRYDEHELEIARRRNREPTPTEVGKRIRYDGERFETHDLDPDLEERIAANDIDYDTKPDDWLN
- a CDS encoding DUF7344 domain-containing protein → MSIQKPQRRERRRPDRLSRDTVFSILSNQRRRHVLRYLDRNRGSASLRDLAERIAAWENDVPVSEVDYKQRKRVYTSLHQTHLPKLDEAGIVEYDRNRGTITLADRAADLEPYLATPDERDVPWWACYLGLSALAACLVAAAWLGVVSGLTAAGLIVALFAVVAGANAYLARRDRIDGDAVADAD
- a CDS encoding YeaH/YhbH family protein — encoded protein: MGLREDLERFREVGERRREDLEEFIRYGDLGGSGPESIRVPIKVVDLPEFAYDPRDRGGVGQGQDGTPDVGQPVEGPTPDDADGEGDEDGDPGEEGADHEYYEMDPEEFAQELDEELGLDLEPKGKEVIEEVEGDFTELTRAGPNSTLDFERLFKRGLKRKLAMDFDEEFVREAMRVDGATPDEVFRWCREENVLVSRAWIGDRWDSIPDDERGRWESFEEMAENVERTTTLERIRREGLREVPFRREDERYRHPEVIEQTEKNVVVVNIRDVSGSMREGKRELVERTFTPLDWYLTGKYDRAEFVYIAHDAEAWEVDRGDFFGIRSGGGTRISSAYELAAEILEERYPWAEWNRYVFAAGDSENSSNDTRENVVPLMEGIPANLHAYVETQPGGTAINATHAEEVERAFEDHDGVVVTYVADAADVTDAIYEILSSEDQ
- a CDS encoding PAS domain-containing protein, with translation MSDGADRASTVGGDERFEQVLDRILDGVFALDTEWRFTYLNERARELVHDAVGEADAAEELVGRTLWEVFPDARGTTFEERYRKAMRTGESVTFDEYYAPLDVWFEVRAYPSATGLTVCFRDVTERRRRREELEFREATLREMYDVVADRESSFEARVDDLLRIGQRVFGTDYATLSRVQTLVSVAR